The following proteins are co-located in the Flammeovirga kamogawensis genome:
- the bioC gene encoding malonyl-ACP O-methyltransferase BioC: protein MVVDKKKVALRFGQNVSTYNQEAFIQKEITEELYQKITSMDEYFENCFEIGCGSGFLTKKLQNHIHHSYAVNDLDTSCTHQLLKENKLTFFGGDAEKISFPKNNSIVVSTSAFQWMQNISKLFRKINDSLSDNGVLAFSTFGLENFRQIKGILNEGLTYYSIDFWKEHLEKEGFDILSAWEWKKDCSFKDGTAVLKHIKKTGVSGSNSSSKIWNKKTLQAFNEEYTQYFSTELNEVSLTYHPLFFIAKKK, encoded by the coding sequence ATGGTAGTTGATAAAAAGAAAGTGGCTTTACGTTTTGGACAAAATGTAAGTACATATAATCAGGAAGCTTTTATTCAGAAAGAAATCACTGAGGAGTTATATCAAAAAATAACTTCTATGGATGAGTATTTTGAGAATTGCTTTGAAATCGGGTGTGGCTCTGGTTTTCTCACTAAAAAATTACAAAATCATATTCATCATTCTTATGCTGTAAATGATTTAGATACTTCTTGTACTCATCAACTTTTAAAGGAAAATAAACTAACCTTTTTCGGTGGAGATGCAGAAAAAATTTCGTTCCCAAAGAACAACTCTATTGTAGTATCTACTTCAGCTTTTCAATGGATGCAAAATATCTCTAAGTTGTTCAGAAAAATTAATGATAGTTTATCTGACAATGGAGTGCTAGCATTCTCTACATTTGGGTTAGAAAACTTTCGACAAATTAAAGGTATATTAAACGAAGGTCTTACCTATTATTCTATCGATTTTTGGAAAGAACATTTAGAAAAGGAAGGCTTTGATATCCTATCAGCTTGGGAATGGAAAAAAGACTGTTCGTTTAAAGATGGGACAGCGGTTTTAAAACACATAAAGAAGACTGGGGTAAGTGGTTCTAATTCTTCATCAAAAATTTGGAATAAAAAGACATTACAAGCATTTAACGAAGAATATACACAATATTTTAGTACTGAGTTAAATGAGGTATCATTAACGTATCACCCTTTATTTTTCATCGCCAAAAAGAAATAA
- a CDS encoding pimeloyl-ACP methyl esterase BioG family protein — MKTHWLKKEDNDTVVIFFAGWGQSPSFFSAFEAENKDVIMVYHYSNLVFDILMNEVENYKNKVIIAWSFGVHVAGLFTEVTSVDKLICLNGSFTPIHDTEGIPNAIYQGTYDQLTENNWKKFVFRICGSKELSDHFLKVSDRAIEDLKEELYFLGQLPQIKNTPKVNLSIIGNKDRIFPPKNLENHWANRSEHLIVDTIPHFGFSKYTNWDSLINCKAEVTW; from the coding sequence ATGAAAACACATTGGTTAAAGAAGGAAGATAACGATACTGTTGTTATCTTTTTTGCAGGATGGGGACAATCACCCTCATTTTTCTCAGCTTTTGAAGCTGAAAATAAAGATGTAATAATGGTTTACCACTACTCAAATTTAGTATTCGACATACTGATGAATGAAGTAGAAAATTATAAAAATAAAGTTATTATAGCATGGTCATTTGGAGTACATGTAGCTGGGTTGTTTACAGAAGTAACTTCTGTAGATAAACTAATTTGTCTAAATGGATCATTTACTCCAATACATGACACAGAAGGTATTCCTAATGCTATTTATCAAGGAACATATGATCAACTAACAGAAAACAACTGGAAGAAGTTTGTTTTCAGAATATGTGGAAGCAAAGAGTTATCAGATCACTTTTTAAAGGTATCTGATAGAGCAATTGAAGATCTTAAAGAAGAACTTTACTTTTTAGGGCAATTGCCACAGATTAAAAATACTCCTAAGGTAAACCTTTCAATAATTGGAAATAAAGATAGAATTTTCCCTCCTAAAAACTTGGAAAACCATTGGGCTAATCGTAGTGAACATTTAATAGTTGATACGATTCCGCATTTTGGTTTTTCAAAATATACCAACTGGGATTCTTTAATCAATTGTAAAGCTGAAGTAACATGGTAG
- a CDS encoding aminotransferase class I/II-fold pyridoxal phosphate-dependent enzyme: MNISQQLDSFKENEQWRSLKNIDRQHHGKIKKDGTLLDSFISNDYLGIASDQDRYFSFLNTLQDSNHFNGFGAASSRLLEGNASAFEYFEQKVAAAFHKEACLFMNSGYHANIGILSSIPQKGDLILSDKLNHASIVDGLKLSNAHFERYKHLDYSHLERLLLKNKDKFNSIFIVSEALFSMDGDTADLKVLSQLKEKYNAHLIIDEAHSIGTFGKSGLGICEENDVLNKVDIIVAPCGKALGGVGALVVLSQEWKDFLINTSRSFIYTTSLPPINVEWLTYNWQYILNQSKLRNSLFQLVTYFKKACKKRNLPVLSDTYIQPILVGDNETAVSLANYLESEGIYCAPIRYPTVPKNTARLRLSITVNHTEALIDQVLDLISDYLHTKKTEHENTLVKEGR, translated from the coding sequence ATGAACATCAGCCAACAACTTGATTCATTCAAAGAGAATGAGCAATGGCGTTCATTAAAAAATATTGACCGCCAACATCATGGAAAAATAAAGAAAGACGGTACTTTACTCGACAGTTTCATTTCTAATGATTACTTAGGAATAGCTTCTGATCAAGACCGTTACTTTAGTTTTCTAAACACTTTACAAGATTCCAATCATTTTAATGGATTTGGAGCTGCATCATCTAGATTATTAGAAGGGAATGCTTCTGCCTTTGAGTATTTTGAGCAAAAAGTAGCAGCAGCATTTCATAAAGAAGCCTGTCTATTTATGAATAGTGGGTACCATGCTAACATTGGTATTCTATCAAGTATTCCTCAAAAAGGAGATTTAATTTTATCTGATAAATTAAACCATGCTAGTATAGTAGATGGTCTTAAATTAAGTAACGCTCATTTTGAACGTTACAAACATTTAGATTATTCTCATTTAGAACGTCTACTTCTAAAGAATAAAGATAAATTCAATAGTATTTTTATTGTTAGTGAGGCGTTATTTAGTATGGATGGTGATACCGCAGATCTCAAAGTACTATCTCAACTAAAAGAAAAGTATAATGCTCATCTTATTATAGATGAAGCACACAGCATAGGTACTTTTGGTAAAAGCGGCTTAGGTATTTGTGAAGAGAATGATGTTCTAAATAAAGTTGATATAATTGTTGCTCCTTGTGGAAAAGCACTTGGTGGCGTTGGTGCATTGGTTGTATTATCTCAAGAATGGAAAGACTTCTTGATTAATACTTCTAGATCATTTATTTACACTACTTCATTACCTCCTATTAATGTAGAGTGGCTAACATATAATTGGCAATACATATTAAATCAATCGAAATTAAGAAATAGTTTATTCCAACTCGTTACTTATTTCAAGAAAGCTTGTAAAAAAAGGAATCTTCCTGTTTTATCAGATACGTATATACAGCCTATTCTTGTAGGGGATAATGAAACTGCAGTTTCGTTAGCCAATTATTTAGAAAGTGAAGGAATCTACTGTGCTCCTATTCGTTACCCTACAGTTCCAAAAAATACTGCAAGGTTACGGCTTTCCATTACTGTAAATCATACAGAAGCGCTGATAGATCAGGTTCTTGATTTAATTTCAGACTATCTACATACTAAAAAAACTGAACATGAAAACACATTGGTTAAAGAAGGAAGATAA
- the bioB gene encoding biotin synthase BioB: protein MQAIIKNDWTRAEVADIYNMPLMELMYKAATIHREFQKTGEVQVCTLLSVKTGGCKEDCSYCSQSSRYSTHVKPHKLMATEDVIEKAKQAKDNGSTRFCMGAAWREARSNKDFERVLGMVGEINDMGMEVCATLGMLSEEQAEQLKNAGLYAYNHNLDTSREYYDKVITTRTFDDRLDTIKNVQKAKISVCSGGIIGLGETDADRIGMLHTLASLPTHPESVPVNALVPVEGTPMEQNKMVSTWEMIRMIATARIIMPEAMVRLSAGRTEMSTEAQALCFMAGANSIFAGDQLLTTPNPEEDIDKLMFDLLGLTPRASFKKETELV, encoded by the coding sequence ATGCAAGCAATTATTAAAAACGATTGGACAAGAGCTGAAGTAGCTGACATTTATAACATGCCATTAATGGAATTAATGTATAAAGCAGCTACAATTCACAGAGAATTTCAAAAAACAGGAGAAGTACAAGTATGTACATTACTATCTGTAAAAACAGGTGGTTGTAAAGAAGATTGTAGTTACTGTTCTCAATCTTCTAGATACAGTACTCACGTTAAGCCACATAAATTAATGGCAACTGAGGATGTGATCGAAAAAGCAAAACAAGCAAAAGACAACGGTTCTACAAGATTTTGTATGGGCGCTGCTTGGAGAGAAGCAAGAAGTAACAAAGACTTTGAGCGTGTTTTAGGTATGGTTGGAGAAATCAACGATATGGGTATGGAAGTTTGTGCAACACTTGGGATGTTAAGCGAAGAACAAGCTGAACAATTAAAGAACGCAGGTCTTTATGCATACAACCATAACCTTGATACTAGTAGAGAATATTACGATAAAGTAATCACAACTCGTACTTTCGATGATCGTTTAGATACAATTAAAAACGTTCAAAAAGCTAAAATTTCAGTTTGTTCTGGTGGTATTATCGGTTTAGGAGAAACTGATGCTGATAGAATAGGAATGTTACACACTTTGGCTAGCCTACCTACACACCCAGAATCTGTACCTGTTAATGCGTTAGTACCTGTTGAAGGTACTCCAATGGAGCAGAATAAAATGGTGTCTACTTGGGAAATGATTAGAATGATTGCCACTGCACGTATTATTATGCCAGAAGCAATGGTTCGTTTATCTGCAGGTAGAACTGAAATGAGCACTGAAGCACAAGCATTGTGTTTTATGGCTGGAGCTAACTCTATTTTTGCAGGAGACCAGTTACTTACTACTCCTAACCCTGAAGAAGATATCGACAAATTAATGTTCGATTTATTAGGTTTAACACCAAGAGCATCGTTTAAAAAAGAAACGGAACTAGTATAA
- a CDS encoding phytoene desaturase family protein codes for MQEIPNNFDAIIIGSGMGALTTASLLSQVKGMKVLLLEKHWVLGGQTHEFKRKKYHFDVGVHYIGSMDARCMPRQIFNYITENNLKWNKMPHIFERFVYPDFTFDVPDNPKEYKSKLITQFPDEEESINTYFNDVRLARKWMEYHYATSFQKPLMKFVAKFSEPKGGKELALMITRDYVEKRFKNKQLQAVVCSQWGDFGLPPSKSAFGMHSLIVNHYLYGGFYPEGGAKKIAEYVIPTIEKNGGKLVVNHDVDEIIIKNKKAIGVRVKEKHGKNFTEKTYNAPIIISSTGFHSTFNKLVKEPVPFKEELNNLSGGMSAISLYVGLKSDPSILGVKGENYWIANSYDHDETYNNRNSIVTGEVNNCYLSFPTLKEQSNENHTAEIVTFADFSSFEKWKDLPWKRRGEEYEEIKKRISEGLLDCVEKQHPGFKELVSFHELSTPLTMESFTSTYKGRMYGLAHTPERFSSDWIKPQTPFKGLYITGGDICTTGVVGALMGGVATASVIFGTFGFAKNLYKVKKYNASLQKTE; via the coding sequence ATGCAAGAAATACCAAATAACTTCGATGCCATTATTATTGGTAGCGGAATGGGTGCACTCACAACAGCCTCTTTATTATCTCAAGTAAAAGGAATGAAAGTACTCCTTTTAGAAAAACATTGGGTTCTTGGTGGGCAAACGCACGAATTTAAACGCAAAAAATATCATTTTGATGTTGGGGTACACTACATAGGTAGTATGGATGCCAGATGTATGCCAAGACAAATCTTCAATTATATCACAGAAAACAATCTAAAATGGAATAAAATGCCTCATATTTTTGAGCGTTTTGTTTATCCAGATTTTACTTTTGATGTACCTGACAATCCTAAAGAATATAAAAGCAAATTAATCACACAATTCCCTGATGAAGAAGAAAGTATCAATACTTATTTTAATGATGTTAGATTAGCAAGAAAATGGATGGAATACCATTATGCTACCTCTTTTCAAAAACCATTAATGAAGTTTGTTGCCAAATTCTCTGAACCAAAAGGTGGTAAAGAATTAGCTTTAATGATTACCAGGGACTATGTAGAAAAAAGATTTAAAAATAAGCAGCTACAAGCTGTAGTTTGTTCTCAATGGGGAGATTTTGGTTTACCCCCATCAAAAAGTGCTTTTGGAATGCACTCTCTGATAGTTAATCATTATTTATATGGCGGCTTTTATCCAGAAGGTGGAGCAAAAAAAATTGCTGAATATGTTATTCCTACAATAGAAAAAAATGGAGGAAAATTAGTGGTTAATCATGATGTAGATGAAATAATTATTAAAAACAAAAAGGCTATTGGCGTACGTGTAAAAGAAAAACATGGTAAAAATTTTACCGAAAAAACATACAATGCTCCTATTATTATATCTTCTACTGGTTTCCATAGTACTTTCAATAAACTAGTGAAAGAGCCTGTACCTTTTAAAGAAGAATTAAATAACTTATCTGGGGGCATGAGTGCTATTTCTTTATATGTTGGCTTAAAAAGTGACCCTTCGATATTAGGCGTTAAAGGTGAAAATTATTGGATTGCAAATTCATATGACCATGATGAGACATATAACAATCGAAACTCAATAGTTACTGGCGAAGTGAATAACTGCTACCTTTCATTCCCTACTTTAAAAGAACAAAGTAATGAAAATCACACTGCTGAAATTGTAACATTTGCAGACTTTTCTTCCTTTGAAAAATGGAAAGACCTACCTTGGAAAAGAAGAGGTGAAGAATACGAAGAAATCAAAAAACGCATTTCAGAAGGGCTCCTTGATTGTGTTGAAAAACAACACCCTGGTTTTAAAGAACTCGTCAGTTTTCATGAATTATCTACACCATTAACTATGGAGTCTTTTACAAGTACATATAAAGGACGTATGTATGGCTTGGCTCACACTCCAGAAAGATTTAGTAGCGATTGGATAAAGCCACAAACACCTTTTAAAGGTTTATACATTACTGGAGGTGATATTTGCACCACAGGTGTAGTTGGTGCATTAATGGGTGGTGTTGCTACTGCTTCTGTTATTTTTGGTACTTTTGGTTTTGCCAAAAACCTTTATAAGGTTAAAAAGTACAATGCTTCTCTGCAAAAAACAGAATAA
- a CDS encoding BamA/TamA family outer membrane protein, with amino-acid sequence MKLFITFFIGILFYTSQTSYSQISMGGGSGSGTRTDKKISFMPIPYINYDRSLGFSVGALPMAMYNLSKTDTISPSSITGVLGMYTTNKSWFTMTFTRLYFNEDKYRATFAAGLGDINFQTYVNSPIGGNFINYNTGVNFVKVELQRRVLKNTYFGLNYMYTDFENTFDIVGTDTSSVTTLQTVGAIISYDHRDNVYYPYKGEIGNINLGVSPESLGNASSNTKVEIDFNKYFAIGKRDVIATRAYVGFGIGDLTFNQQFIVGQSDIRGYTQGKYRGNAMYNIQAEYRWNFHKKMAINGFAGIATISGANEEELNGTFLPGVGVGYRYTVFPKNHMNVGLDGAIGRDDWGVYFRIGEAF; translated from the coding sequence ATGAAACTTTTCATAACCTTTTTTATTGGCATATTATTCTACACAAGTCAAACTTCTTACTCTCAAATTAGTATGGGAGGTGGTTCTGGTTCTGGAACTAGAACTGACAAGAAAATAAGTTTCATGCCCATTCCATATATTAATTACGACAGATCGTTAGGATTTTCAGTTGGGGCATTGCCAATGGCAATGTATAATTTAAGTAAAACAGATACTATATCTCCATCTTCAATTACTGGGGTATTAGGAATGTATACAACTAATAAATCTTGGTTTACAATGACCTTCACAAGGCTTTATTTTAATGAAGATAAGTATAGAGCAACCTTTGCTGCAGGTCTTGGTGACATTAATTTCCAGACTTATGTCAACAGCCCTATTGGTGGGAATTTTATTAATTACAATACTGGAGTAAACTTTGTAAAAGTCGAATTACAAAGGAGGGTGCTTAAAAATACCTACTTTGGATTAAACTATATGTATACTGATTTTGAAAACACTTTTGATATTGTTGGTACTGACACTTCAAGTGTAACAACTTTACAAACAGTTGGAGCAATTATTTCTTATGATCATAGAGATAATGTATACTACCCTTATAAAGGTGAAATAGGAAATATAAACTTAGGTGTTAGTCCTGAATCTTTAGGAAATGCATCTTCAAATACTAAAGTAGAAATTGATTTCAATAAATATTTTGCTATTGGTAAACGAGATGTTATTGCAACTAGAGCTTATGTTGGCTTCGGAATTGGAGACTTAACATTTAATCAGCAATTTATAGTTGGACAAAGTGATATTAGAGGTTATACGCAGGGTAAATACAGAGGTAACGCCATGTATAATATACAAGCAGAATACCGATGGAACTTTCATAAAAAAATGGCAATCAATGGCTTTGCTGGTATAGCTACTATATCTGGTGCAAATGAAGAAGAACTGAATGGAACCTTTTTACCCGGCGTAGGTGTTGGTTATAGGTATACAGTTTTTCCTAAAAACCACATGAATGTAGGTTTAGATGGAGCGATAGGAAGAGATGATTGGGGTGTCTACTTTAGAATTGGCGAAGCATTTTAA
- a CDS encoding porin — protein sequence MKKIIVLQWVVLMLLSLYSKAQESSEEDKVPDTKFKQQPGLAKAASKIFYSEKPWSVSGFGEISMVNRNDVPLGMEDDIELSYNNLYRFSTFFGYRFTDKIIWNSEILVEYLKDPNGNDHFEFIVEAFLDFSIHNSFNVRTGLYPLSIGYINNNDEPVMFSSVNRSDVERIIIPSTWMGLGVSFYGGITNDLNYTLGFAQGLDGSSLQSGTFIRSGREPRFDSNAFSTFSVNPQLNFTGIENWTLSASAYVGQAGNNMEFTNSNGTIQTANAVAQLYSTYIKYTQKNWEFMALATTGYMSGTDDLYHITKEGSGGVGQVIANQNVGYLVETSYDLLSLFSNRSFLRKKNFMIDPHDVKIPIFIRYEYIDTHKNYNQKLLEEDNVNMVHFNSDIITIGVNFKPREEIAFKIDYQFRNNRATGPYAAQEDNLLELGIGFIF from the coding sequence ATGAAAAAAATAATTGTACTACAATGGGTCGTATTAATGCTTCTCTCATTGTATTCAAAAGCACAAGAATCTTCAGAAGAAGATAAAGTGCCAGATACTAAATTTAAGCAACAACCTGGGCTTGCTAAAGCTGCATCTAAGATATTCTATTCAGAAAAACCTTGGAGTGTTTCAGGTTTTGGAGAAATTTCTATGGTGAATAGAAATGACGTTCCTCTAGGAATGGAAGACGACATAGAATTATCCTATAATAACCTTTATAGATTTTCAACCTTTTTTGGATATAGATTTACAGATAAAATCATATGGAATTCTGAAATTTTGGTTGAATATCTAAAAGATCCTAATGGAAATGATCACTTTGAATTTATTGTCGAAGCTTTTTTAGATTTTAGTATTCATAACTCTTTTAATGTTAGAACTGGACTTTACCCTCTTAGTATTGGTTATATCAATAATAATGATGAACCTGTTATGTTCTCATCTGTAAACAGATCTGATGTTGAGCGCATAATTATACCTAGTACATGGATGGGTTTAGGCGTGAGTTTTTATGGTGGAATTACTAATGACTTAAATTATACACTTGGGTTTGCACAGGGTTTAGATGGCTCTTCTTTACAAAGTGGAACCTTTATTCGTTCAGGTAGAGAACCTCGTTTCGATTCCAATGCTTTTTCCACTTTCTCTGTTAATCCTCAATTAAATTTTACAGGTATTGAAAACTGGACCTTAAGTGCTTCTGCTTATGTTGGTCAGGCTGGAAATAATATGGAATTTACAAATAGCAATGGTACTATTCAAACTGCTAATGCCGTTGCTCAATTGTATTCAACATATATTAAATACACGCAAAAAAATTGGGAATTTATGGCACTAGCCACAACTGGCTATATGTCTGGAACAGATGATCTATACCATATCACAAAAGAAGGTTCTGGAGGTGTTGGTCAAGTTATAGCCAACCAAAATGTAGGCTACTTAGTAGAAACTAGTTACGACTTACTTTCTCTATTCTCCAATAGAAGTTTTTTAAGAAAGAAAAACTTTATGATAGATCCTCACGATGTCAAAATACCAATTTTTATCAGGTATGAATACATTGATACACATAAGAATTACAATCAAAAACTTCTTGAAGAAGATAACGTTAATATGGTTCATTTTAATTCTGATATTATTACCATAGGCGTCAATTTTAAACCAAGAGAAGAGATTGCTTTTAAAATCGATTATCAATTCAGAAATAATCGAGCTACTGGCCCATATGCTGCTCAAGAAGACAATTTACTTGAGCTTGGCATTGGATTCATTTTCTAG
- a CDS encoding MutS-related protein, which yields MSVYYTKRLNDLDQIIEVEEKKSQKFSWLRLLIILLGAVLAYIASQFTIEVVVGVLLLTLLLFIVIVRVHGKQQVILNYTKIKRKIAKNELDVAEGGENFYDDGVEYQEKSNLYGHDLDVFGKHSLFHFINRTSTYWGKSKLASFFSEETFSTPKSEIRKRQDAVKELAGKKEFSEDLKLYLYDDSKNQNTHQFKINSSFLKDFKFKSEKKLSTYLIAVPFIWTALLIGFVLGTSWASPLALVTIIINFSIMNNIGGQVGLFMRNLDSTSHSLDRLANAIKLISDETFESELIKEKVSEISGGDFYTPLIQLSNKIQQLDIRKNMMGLVVLYTIIPFDILVIYKIRKWFVKYPDLFDKLFDIIGNLEAYNSLAVTNRNNPSWDMPSLSDDTSFIIKGEEMGHPLIFSGANGYTDGGVRNTYTLDNSNRISIVTGSNMSGKSTFLRVVGVNLLLAYAGSVVCAAKFMIGKRVKLITSMRIADSLRLSESTFKAELERIKLIIESIDKNEDCLFLVDEMLRGTNSVDKLKGSFALLEKLKDASGANIIVATHDLQLSDFENNGHQDFTSNYHFDFDYSHNEFDFDYKLKDGVCEKFNASLLLSELGLKTN from the coding sequence ATGTCTGTTTATTACACAAAAAGACTTAACGATCTAGATCAGATAATTGAGGTCGAAGAGAAGAAATCTCAGAAATTCTCATGGCTTCGATTATTAATAATACTTTTAGGTGCTGTACTGGCCTATATTGCAAGTCAGTTTACAATTGAAGTTGTAGTTGGAGTATTATTGTTAACTCTTCTGTTATTTATAGTAATAGTACGAGTACACGGTAAACAACAAGTAATACTTAACTACACAAAAATTAAAAGAAAAATAGCAAAAAATGAATTAGATGTAGCCGAAGGGGGTGAGAATTTCTATGATGACGGAGTTGAATATCAAGAGAAATCAAACCTTTACGGTCATGATTTAGATGTATTCGGGAAGCATTCTTTATTTCATTTTATCAACAGGACATCAACATACTGGGGTAAAAGTAAATTAGCATCGTTCTTTTCTGAAGAAACATTTTCCACTCCAAAAAGTGAAATAAGAAAAAGGCAAGATGCTGTTAAGGAGTTAGCAGGAAAGAAAGAATTTTCAGAGGATTTAAAATTATATTTGTACGATGATTCTAAAAATCAGAATACACATCAATTTAAAATTAACAGCTCTTTTTTAAAAGATTTTAAATTTAAGAGCGAGAAAAAATTAAGTACATATTTAATTGCTGTTCCTTTTATTTGGACTGCTTTATTGATAGGGTTTGTATTGGGTACAAGTTGGGCTTCTCCTTTAGCTTTGGTTACAATTATTATTAATTTTTCCATAATGAATAATATAGGAGGGCAAGTTGGGCTATTTATGAGAAATCTAGATAGTACTTCTCATTCTTTAGACAGGTTAGCAAATGCAATTAAGCTAATAAGTGATGAAACCTTTGAAAGTGAATTAATAAAAGAGAAAGTAAGTGAGATTAGTGGAGGAGATTTTTATACGCCTTTAATACAGTTATCAAATAAAATCCAACAGTTAGATATTCGTAAAAATATGATGGGTTTGGTAGTGTTATATACGATTATTCCATTTGATATTTTAGTAATCTACAAGATTAGGAAATGGTTTGTAAAATACCCAGATCTATTTGATAAGTTATTTGATATAATTGGTAACCTAGAAGCCTATAATAGTTTAGCAGTCACTAATCGAAATAATCCATCATGGGATATGCCATCACTATCAGATGATACTTCCTTTATAATTAAAGGAGAAGAAATGGGACATCCTTTAATTTTTAGTGGTGCAAATGGGTATACTGATGGTGGAGTTAGAAATACTTACACATTAGACAACTCTAATAGGATTAGCATTGTTACTGGTTCTAATATGTCTGGTAAAAGTACTTTTTTGAGGGTAGTTGGTGTTAACCTTCTTTTGGCTTATGCAGGTAGTGTAGTGTGCGCAGCAAAATTTATGATAGGTAAGAGAGTAAAGTTAATAACATCAATGAGAATAGCAGATTCTTTAAGACTAAGTGAATCTACTTTTAAAGCAGAACTAGAACGTATTAAATTAATAATAGAGTCAATTGATAAAAATGAAGATTGCCTATTTTTAGTGGATGAAATGCTAAGAGGGACGAATTCTGTGGATAAATTGAAAGGGTCTTTTGCATTACTGGAGAAATTAAAAGATGCTAGTGGAGCAAATATTATTGTTGCTACACATGATTTGCAATTATCTGATTTTGAGAATAATGGACATCAAGATTTCACATCAAATTATCATTTTGATTTCGATTATTCACACAATGAATTTGATTTTGATTATAAATTAAAAGATGGAGTTTGTGAGAAGTTTAACGCATCACTATTACTTAGTGAATTAGGGTTAAAAACAAACTAA
- the ispF gene encoding 2-C-methyl-D-erythritol 2,4-cyclodiphosphate synthase, with protein MKIRVGQGYDVHRQGKGEELWLGGIKFDHTHGLIGHSDADVLIHAICDAILGAANMRDIGFHFADTDPQFKGIDSKILLKDVMILVRKEGWELGNIDCTIVAEKPKINPHIPAMKTCLATVMNVDEEDISLKATTSEKMGFVGREEGMAVHAVALIQKA; from the coding sequence ATGAAAATTAGAGTAGGACAAGGATACGATGTACATAGACAAGGTAAAGGTGAAGAACTTTGGCTTGGCGGTATTAAATTTGACCACACACACGGCTTAATTGGGCATTCAGATGCAGACGTTTTAATACATGCCATTTGTGATGCAATTTTAGGTGCTGCAAATATGAGAGACATAGGATTTCACTTTGCTGATACTGACCCTCAGTTTAAAGGTATTGATAGCAAAATATTATTAAAAGATGTTATGATACTTGTAAGAAAGGAAGGTTGGGAATTAGGTAATATTGATTGTACTATAGTTGCTGAGAAACCCAAAATAAACCCTCACATTCCTGCTATGAAAACTTGCTTAGCAACAGTAATGAATGTTGATGAAGAAGATATATCATTAAAAGCGACAACCTCTGAGAAAATGGGATTTGTAGGAAGAGAAGAAGGAATGGCGGTACATGCAGTTGCTCTTATTCAAAAAGCATAA